From Podospora bellae-mahoneyi strain CBS 112042 chromosome 3, whole genome shotgun sequence, the proteins below share one genomic window:
- a CDS encoding hypothetical protein (MEROPS:MER0090759; EggNog:ENOG503P2G1; COG:O), translated as MMISAWWWALACYISAVEGRVTSHLYRQLNSNALPGITYTLPKGSNALISVKSTTSSSKPYIQKLEPIRSSSLTNKRSVAALLGTHQRSVGGVGYNNVTTTNAYGTQYATESFWDGIKVKLLLDTGSSDTWAVAKSFQCIDYAGGFIPQDACSFGPSAVEKFQYGRTEPVSHMYIQYGDGETVSGPMGFSDISVGNLTVNRQQVCLANSTYWLGNNVTSGLLGMAFPSLTNAYLGDGDDHEMGSAIQYSPFFTSLVEQGKIDPIFSLTIDRNSSSGILALGGIAPATGLDFTREVSMDMIITNLIGVPAASYSYSFYTIIPDGWYYDHTTSTKKIPYIVDSGTTLCYLPPNLAEAINSAYSPPAVYMWMYGAYFTDCNAVSPLVAVILNGIKYWINPQDMIYRNMVDPISGLCMTGIASGGAGPYILGDVFMQNALSIFDIGQAKMRFIPRDKY; from the exons ATGATGATCtctgcttggtggtgggctcTTGCCTGCTACATCTCTGCCGTAGAAGGCCGGGTAACCAGTCATCTTTACCGGCAGCTCAACAGCAATGCTCTCCCGGGCATCACATACACGCTTCCCAAAGGCTCCAATGCTCTGATTTCTGTCAAGAGCACCACCTCTTCATCAAAGCCATACATCCAGAAGCTTGAGCCAATCCGGAGCAGTTCTCTCACCAACAAACGATCTGTGGCCGCCCTCTTGGGCACCCATCAACGCAGTGTCGGAGGTGTTGGCTACAACAATGTTACGACAACAAATGCTTATGGAACACAATACGCCACCGAATCCTTTTGGGATGGtatcaaggtcaagctcctcctcgacactGGCAGCTCCGACACATGGGCCGTGGCCAAAAGCTTTCAATGCATTGACTATGCCGGTGGGTTTATTCCCCAGGATGCTTGCAGCTTCGGACCCTCTGCTGTCGAAAAGTTCCAGTATGGTCGGACTGAGCCTGTCTCCCACATGTACATCCAATACGGTGACGGCGAGACTGTGTCGGGGCCCATGGGATTCTCGGATATCAGTGTCGGCAACCTCACTGTTAACAGGCAGCAGGTTTGTTTGGCGAATAGCACATACTGGCTCGGCAACAATGTTACCAGTGGGCTGCTGGGTATGGCGTTTCCTTCCTTGACCAATGCCTACCTCGGTGATGGCGACGATCACGAGATGGGGAGTGCCATTCAATACTCGCCGTTCTTTACTTCGTTGGTAGAACAGGGAAAAATTGATCCCATTTTCAGTCTCACGATCGACCGCAACTCTTCGTCCGGGATTCTGGCTCTGGGGGGTATCGCGCCTGCCACTGGGCTGGATTTCACAAGGGAGGTGTCTATGGACATGATCATT ACAAACCTCATCGGAGTTCCGGCAGCATCCTACTCGTATTCCTTCTACACAATCATTCCTGACGGCTGGTACTATgaccacaccaccagcaccaagaaGATCCCGTACATTGTTGACAGTGGGACCACATTGTGCTATCTCCCTCCCA ATCTTGCCGAAGCCATCAATTCCGCCTACTCCCCTCCGGCCGTCTACATGTGGATGTACGGTGCTTATTTCACCGACTGCAACGCAGTTTCGCCCCTGGTCGCCGTCATTCTCAACGGCATCAAGTACTGGATCAATCCGCAGGATATGATTTATCGGAACATGGTTGACCCCATTTCTGGCCTGTGCATGACGGGAATCGCCAGTGGTGGTGCCGGGCCATATATCCTGGGTGATGTGTTTATGCAGAACGCCCTCTCCATTTTTGATATTGGACAGGCCAAAATGAGGTTTATCCCGAGAGATAAGTACTGA
- the FBP26 gene encoding Fructose-2,6-bisphosphatase (EggNog:ENOG503NTVY; COG:G) → MAPRTNGVGIRPEETRICVVMVGLPARGKSYIAQKAQRYLKWLSIPAATFNVGNYRRNDAPHPSADFFDTNNAEGERKRRAAAEAAVADMMKWFRSGGVVGILDATNSTKERRKWVLDRINQEGVDVIFVESKCDEEELIMANIRDVKTTSPDYQGQDPEQAALDFRNRIRNYEKVYKTINADGDEDHLTYLKIMNVGRQVIINRIQDYLQSRIVYYLMNLHIRPRSVWLSRHGESMLNLEGRIGGDADLSHRGEEYALKLPELVLESSDRPLTVWTSTLKRTIATARHLPKHYNQLQWKALDELDAGVCDGMTYQEIADMYPEDFQARDEDKYNYRYRGGESYRDVVIRLEPIIMELERSEDILIISHQAVIRCIYAYFMQKTQEESPWVPVPLHTLMKLTPRAYGTEVQIYKAEVKAVSTWRGKGSTAKHEDPKPEGGI, encoded by the exons atGGCTCCAAGGACTAACGGCGTCGGGATTCGGCCCGAGGAAACCCGCATCTgcgtggtgatggttgggcTTCCAGCTCGCGGGAAAAGTTATATTGCCCAAAAAG CTCAGCGATACCTCAAGTGGCTCTCGATCCCCGCGGCGACCTTCAATGTGGGCAACTACCGGCGCAACGAcgccccccatccctcagcTGACTTCTTCGACACCAACAATGCCGAGGGCGAGCGTAAGCGACGGGCTGCGGCCGAGGCTGCCGTGGCAGACATGATGAAGTGGTTCAGGAGCGGTGGAGTGGTTGGTATTCTCGATGCGACAAACAGCACCAAGGAGCGCCGGAAATGGGTGCTCGACCGAATCAACCAAGAAGGTGTCGACGTCATTTTTGTCGAGTCCAAATGTGACGAAGAGGAGCTCATCATGGCCAACATTCGGGATGTCAAGACTACTAGTCCGGACTATCAGGGCCAGGACCCAGAGCAAGCCGCGCTCGACTTCCGAAACCGCATCCGCAACTACGAAAAGGTGTACAAGACCATCAACGCCGACGGGGACGAGGATCATCTGACCTACCTCAAGATCATGAACGTGGGACGAcaggtcatcatcaaccgcaTCCAGGATTACCTTCAAAGTCGTATAGTGTATTATCTTATGAACCTTCACATCCGGCCCAGATCAGTCTGGCTCTCTCGG CACGGCGAGTCCATGCTCAACCTGGAGGGCCGCatcggtggtgatgccgaTTTGTCTCATCGCGGTGAAGAATATGCGCTCAAGCTCCCCGAGCTGGTTCTCGAATCT AGCGACCGGCCGTTGACGGTCTGGACGTCGACCCTGAAACGCACCATTGCGACCGCCCGTCACTTGCCAAAACACTACAACCAATTACAATGGAAAGCGCTCGACGAGCTGGACGCTGGTGTCTGCGACGGCATGACGTACCAGGAGATCGCCGACATGTACCCTGAAGATTTCCAGGCTCGCGACGAAGACAAGTACAACTACCGCTACCGCGGCGGTGAGAGCTACCGGGATGTGGTGATCCGCCTcgagcccatcatcatggaaCTGGAGCGCAGCGAGGACATTCTCATCATTTCTCACCAAGCCGTCATTCGTTGCATCTATGCCTACTTTATGCAAAAGACACAAGAAGAAAGCCCCTGGGTACCAGTACCGCTTCACACGCTCATGAAGCTGACGCCGCGGGCCTACGGCACCGAGGTACAAATCTACAAGGCTGAAGTCAAGGCCGTCAGCACGTGGCGTGGCAAGGGCAGCACCGCTAAGCACGAGGATCCCAAGCCGGAGGGTGGCATATGA
- a CDS encoding hypothetical protein (COG:A; EggNog:ENOG503NZDZ), giving the protein MANPTADLSSILQLLQDSQRPANATPPVAQPGQPGPPPSLPQAPYGAPPAHNPYPPQVAPPAYQPPPPAAYSYPQPTSSGNIDLSSIRPDSTGALSFQEAIERAKASATQAGLTPYDRHNAGYPGDRGSDSRGYQQRSRSRSPRGREGFRDSNPYRDERRDYGAPSRDYGRDRSFSPRRQGFSPRGHHGGGGRDRDRSPLRGSGDNVETMQVEKSLVGLIIGRQGENLRRVESESRCRVQFINAENEAEPYRVCRITGARAQREEAKAMINRIIADSGMRSGPPGGGGGGHLGGDRGGRDAPRPDRNAPPIPKEGEDTLVIMVPDRTVGLIIGRGGETIRDLQERSGCHINIVSENKSVNGLRPVNLIGTPAATKSAKELILEIVDSDSRNTATGGNARAPRNDGGYGGGGPDKINDSIYVPSDAVGMIIGKGGETIREMQNTTGCKINVSQSSGSGETEREIGLVGSRDSIERAKVAIREKVEAAQNKSGGGGRGGHRDGGGARGHHRDYDNPNYGHASNQQNAPQSMPASSAAPAASAGGEADPYAAYGGYDAYVALWWQSQYGAQLGGQTGASQPPGAGSS; this is encoded by the exons ATGGCTAATCCCACCGCTGACCTCAGCTCCATCCTTCAGCTGCTCCAGG ATTCCCAGAGACCTGCCAATGCGACTCCTCCTGTCGCCCAGCCTGGCCAGCCTggccctcctccctctctgccCCAGGCGCCTTATGGTGCTCCTCCGGCGCATAACCCATATCCCCCTCAAGTCGCTCCGCCTGCTTACCAGCCCCCACCTCCTGCGGCCTACTCTTACCCTCAGCCTACTTCGAGCGGCAACATCGATTTGAGCTCAATCAGACCCGACTCTACAGGGGCTCTATCGTTCCAGGAGGCCATCGAGCGAGCTAAAGCTTCTGCCACCCAGGCTGGCCTGACCCCTTATGACCGACACAATGCTGGGTATCCCGGTGATCGAGGTTCCGACTCTCGCGGATACCAACAGAGATCCCGGTCCAGAAGTCCCCGAGGCCGTGAAGGCTTTCGTGACAGCAACCCTTACCGAGACGAGCGCCGGGACTACGGCGCCCCTAGTCGCGACTATGGGCGCGATCGCTCCTTTTCCCCCCGCCGTCAGGGTTTCTCCCCCCGTGGTCaccatggtggtggcggtcgCGACAGAGATCGGTCTCCCCTTCGAGGCAGCGGAGACAATGTCGAAACGATGCAAGTGGAGAAGAGCTTGGTAGGGCTCATTATTGGCCGCCAGGGCGAGAACCTTCGACGTGTCGAGAGTGAGAGCCGTTGCCGCGTCCAGTTCATCAACGCCGAGAACGAGGCCGAGCCGTATCGCGTATGCAGAATCACTGGCGCCCGCGCCCAACGCGAAGAGGCCAAAGCCATGATCAATCGCATCATTGCGGACAGCGGCATGCGCAGCGGACCCcctggtggcggcggtggtggccatCTTGGCGGAGACAGAGGTGGCCGTGATGCTCCCCGTCCCGATCGCAACGCTCCCCCCATCCCGAAAGAAGGTGAAGATACGCTTGTGATTATGGTCCCTGATAGAACCGTGGGCCTTATTATCGGTCGTGGCGGTGAGACGATTCGTGATCTTCAGGAACGCAGTGGCTGCCACATCAACATCGTCTCGGAGAACAAGAGTGTGAACGGACTTCGTCCCGTCAACCTCATCGGCACTCCAGCTGCCACCAAGAGTGCCAAGGAGCTCATCCTAGAAATTGTGGACAGTGACAGCCGCAATACGGCCACTGGTGGTAACGCGCGCGCTCCTCGGAACGACGGTGGctatggcggcggtggcccAGACAAAATCAATGATTCCATCTATGTGCCCTCGGATGCCGTTGGTATGATCATTGGCAAAGGCGGCGAGACCATTCGGGAGATGCAGAACACCACGGGCTGCAAGATCAATGTATCCCAGTCCTCTGGAAGTGGCGAGACGGAACGCGAGATTGGGCTAGTCGGCAGCCGCGATAGCATCGAGCGTGCCAAGGTTGCCATCCGTGAGAAGGTTGAAGCTGCT CAGAACAAGTccggtggaggtggtcgtggtggtcatcgtgacggtggtggtgcccgtGGTCATCACCGTGACTATGACAACCCGAACTATGGCCACGCATCTAACCAACAGAACGCTCCCCAGTCCATGCCCGCTAGCAGTGCAGCTCCTGCTGCCAGCGCGGGAGGCGAAGCTGATCCCTATGCTGCTT ATGGCGGTTATGATGCTTATGTCGCGCTCTGGTGGCAGTCCCAATATGGTGCTCAACTCGGTGGCCAGACCGGGGCTTCCCAGCCTCCTGGCGCTGGCTCCTCCTGA